A genomic segment from Streptomyces sp. NBC_00459 encodes:
- a CDS encoding NAD-glutamate dehydrogenase, with product MQTKLDEAKAELLERAARVAENSPVGGHLPTGTTRATLPGGDPGTRDHDTVLAFLQRYYLHTAPEDLVGRDPVDVFGAAFSHYRLGETRPQGTASVRVHTPSVEENGWASTHSVVEVVTDDMPFLVDSVTNELSRQNRGIHLVIHPQFVVRRDLTGRLIEVLPAQATGSAAVGGADLPHDAHVESWIHVEIDRETDRADLKQITNDLLRVLSDTREAVEDWEKMRDAALRIADELPKEPTADDLVDQDVEEARELLRWLAQDHFTFLGYREYELRGDDSLAAVPGTGLGILRADPHHSEEEGHPVSPSFERLPADARAKAREHKLLILTKANSRATVHRPSYLDYVGVKKFDENGEVVGERRFLGLFSSAAYTESVRRVPVVRRKVEEVLRAAGFSPDSHDGRDLLQIMETYPRDEIFQTPPDELRTIVTSVLYLQERRRLRLYLRQDEYGRYYSALVYLPRDRYTTGVRLRIIDILKEELGGTNVDFTAWNTESILSRLHFVVRVPQGTELPQLSDQDKERIEARLVEAARSWADGFGEALNAECGEERAAELLRRYGNAFPEGYKADHTPRAAVADLVHLEKLGVGTNFALSLYEPVGAAPGERRFKIYRTGESVSLSSVLPVLNRLGVEVIDERPYELRCSDRTTAWIYDFGLRLPKSLSGGGDYLGDDGRERFQEAFSATWTGQAENDGFNALVLSAGLDWRQAVVLRAYAKYLRQAGSTFSQDYMEDTLRNNVHTTRLLVSLFEARMSPERQRAGVELTDALLEELDAALDQVASLDEDRILRSFLTVIKATLRTNFYQESAGGKPHDYVSMKFDPQAIPDLPAPRPAYEIWVYSPKVEGVHLRFGKVARGGLRWSDRREDFRTEILGLVKAQMVKNTVIVPVGAKGGFVAKQLPDPSEDRDAWLAEGVRSYRTFISALLDITDNLVAGEVVPPADVVRHDEDDTYLVVAADKGTATFSDIANEVAQAYNFWLGDAFASGGSAGYDHKGMGITARGAWESVKRHFRELGVDTQSEDFTVVGVGDMSGDVFGNGMLLSEHIRLVAAFDHRHIFIDPKPDAATSYAERRRLFELPRSSWADYDSQLISAGGGVFPRSAKAIAVNAHIREALGIEAAVGKMTPADLMKAILQAPVDLLWNGGIGTYVKASTESHADVGDKANDAIRVDGADLRVRVVGEGGNLGLTQLGRIEFAQVGGKINTDAIDNSAGVDTSDHEVNIKILLNSLVVEGDMTVKQRNKLLAQMTDEVGKLVLRNNYAQNTAIANALAQSKDMLHAQQRFMRHLVREGHLDRALEFLPTDRQIRERLGGGQGLTGPETAVLLAYTKITVADELLKTSLPEDPYLRRLLDAYFPSALRKKFPEQIDGHALRREIITTVLVNDTVNTGGTSFLHRLREETGASLEEVVRAQTAARAIFNSGAVWDGVEALDNTVEAAVQTRIRLHSRRLVERGTRWLLNNRPQPVQLTETVEFFGERVGQVWSQLGRLLSGADLEWYQKIYDELTGAGVPDELATRVAGFSSAFPTLDIVSVADRMGRDPMDVAEVYYDLADRLHITQLMDRIIELPRADRWQSMARASIREDLYAAHASLTADVLAAGNGSSTPEQRFKAWEEKNTALLGRARTTLEEIQSSDAFDLANLSVAMRTMRTLLRSHS from the coding sequence ATGCAGACCAAGCTGGACGAAGCCAAGGCCGAGCTGCTCGAGAGGGCCGCCCGGGTAGCTGAGAACAGCCCGGTCGGGGGGCACCTACCGACTGGGACGACACGTGCAACCCTGCCCGGCGGAGACCCCGGAACCCGGGACCACGACACCGTGCTCGCGTTCCTCCAGCGCTACTACCTGCACACCGCCCCGGAGGACCTCGTCGGCCGCGACCCGGTGGACGTCTTCGGCGCGGCCTTCTCGCACTACCGGCTGGGCGAGACGCGTCCGCAGGGTACGGCGAGCGTGCGGGTGCACACCCCGTCCGTCGAGGAGAACGGCTGGGCGTCGACGCACTCCGTCGTCGAGGTCGTGACCGACGACATGCCCTTCCTCGTCGACTCGGTCACCAACGAGCTGTCCCGGCAGAATCGCGGCATCCACCTCGTCATCCATCCGCAGTTCGTCGTACGACGGGATCTGACGGGCCGGCTCATCGAGGTACTTCCCGCCCAGGCCACCGGGAGTGCGGCCGTCGGGGGCGCCGACCTGCCGCACGACGCGCACGTCGAGTCGTGGATCCACGTCGAGATCGACCGCGAGACCGACCGCGCCGATCTGAAGCAGATCACCAACGACCTGCTGCGCGTGCTGTCCGACACCCGTGAGGCCGTCGAGGACTGGGAGAAGATGCGCGACGCGGCACTGCGCATCGCCGACGAGCTGCCCAAGGAGCCGACCGCCGACGACCTGGTCGACCAGGACGTCGAGGAGGCGCGCGAACTGCTGCGCTGGCTCGCGCAGGACCACTTCACCTTCCTCGGCTACCGCGAGTACGAACTGCGCGGAGACGACTCGCTGGCCGCCGTGCCCGGGACCGGGCTCGGCATCCTGCGGGCCGACCCGCACCACTCCGAGGAGGAGGGCCACCCGGTCAGCCCGTCCTTCGAGCGGCTGCCCGCCGATGCCCGGGCCAAGGCCCGCGAGCACAAACTCCTCATCCTGACGAAGGCCAACAGCCGCGCCACCGTGCACCGTCCTTCCTACCTCGACTACGTCGGGGTCAAGAAGTTCGACGAGAACGGTGAGGTCGTCGGTGAGCGGCGGTTCCTGGGGCTGTTCTCCTCGGCCGCCTACACCGAGTCCGTGCGCCGGGTGCCCGTCGTCCGCCGCAAGGTCGAAGAGGTGCTGCGGGCCGCCGGGTTCTCGCCCGACAGCCATGACGGCCGCGATCTGCTCCAGATCATGGAGACCTACCCGCGCGACGAGATCTTCCAGACGCCGCCCGACGAACTCCGGACGATCGTCACCTCGGTGCTCTACCTCCAGGAACGGCGCCGGCTGCGGCTCTACCTCCGCCAGGACGAGTACGGGCGTTACTACTCCGCCCTCGTCTACCTGCCCCGCGACCGGTACACCACCGGCGTACGGCTGCGGATCATCGACATCCTCAAGGAGGAACTCGGCGGCACCAACGTCGACTTCACCGCCTGGAACACCGAATCCATCCTGTCGCGGCTGCACTTCGTCGTCCGTGTACCGCAGGGCACCGAACTGCCGCAGCTGTCCGACCAGGACAAGGAGCGCATCGAGGCACGACTCGTCGAGGCAGCCCGGTCCTGGGCCGACGGCTTCGGCGAAGCCCTCAACGCCGAGTGCGGAGAGGAGCGCGCCGCCGAACTGCTGCGCCGCTACGGGAACGCCTTCCCCGAGGGCTACAAGGCCGACCACACGCCGCGTGCCGCCGTCGCCGACCTCGTCCACCTCGAAAAGCTGGGCGTCGGCACGAACTTCGCGCTGAGCCTGTACGAGCCGGTGGGCGCCGCGCCCGGTGAGCGCCGCTTCAAGATCTACCGCACAGGCGAGTCCGTCTCGCTGTCCTCCGTGCTCCCCGTCCTCAACCGGCTCGGCGTCGAGGTGATCGACGAGCGGCCGTACGAGCTGCGCTGCTCGGACCGGACCACCGCGTGGATCTACGACTTCGGGCTCCGGCTGCCCAAGTCGCTGAGCGGCGGCGGGGATTATCTCGGGGACGACGGCCGCGAGCGTTTCCAGGAGGCTTTCTCGGCCACCTGGACGGGGCAGGCCGAGAACGACGGTTTCAACGCGCTGGTGCTGAGCGCGGGCCTCGACTGGCGTCAGGCGGTGGTGCTGCGCGCGTACGCCAAGTACCTGCGGCAGGCCGGTTCCACGTTCAGCCAGGACTACATGGAGGACACCCTCCGCAACAACGTCCACACCACCCGGCTGCTGGTGTCGCTGTTCGAGGCGCGGATGTCGCCGGAGCGGCAGCGGGCGGGCGTCGAGCTGACCGACGCCCTCCTGGAGGAGCTGGACGCCGCCCTCGACCAGGTGGCCTCCCTCGACGAGGACCGCATCCTGCGGTCCTTCCTCACCGTCATCAAGGCGACCCTGCGGACGAACTTCTACCAGGAGAGCGCGGGCGGCAAGCCGCACGACTACGTCTCCATGAAGTTCGACCCGCAGGCCATCCCGGACCTGCCGGCGCCGCGTCCGGCGTACGAGATCTGGGTCTACTCGCCGAAGGTCGAAGGCGTCCACCTTCGGTTCGGGAAGGTCGCGCGCGGTGGGCTGCGCTGGTCCGACCGGCGTGAGGACTTCCGTACCGAGATCCTCGGGCTCGTCAAGGCGCAGATGGTGAAGAACACCGTCATCGTGCCGGTCGGCGCCAAGGGCGGATTCGTCGCCAAGCAGCTGCCGGATCCGAGCGAGGACCGGGACGCGTGGCTCGCCGAGGGGGTCAGGAGCTACAGGACGTTCATCTCGGCGCTCCTCGACATCACCGACAACCTGGTGGCCGGCGAGGTCGTGCCGCCCGCCGACGTCGTACGGCACGACGAGGACGACACCTATCTCGTCGTCGCCGCCGACAAGGGCACGGCGACCTTCTCGGACATCGCCAACGAGGTGGCCCAGGCGTACAACTTCTGGCTCGGGGACGCCTTCGCCTCAGGCGGCTCGGCCGGGTACGACCACAAGGGCATGGGCATCACCGCGCGCGGCGCCTGGGAGTCCGTCAAGCGGCACTTCCGCGAGCTGGGCGTCGACACCCAGAGCGAGGACTTCACCGTCGTCGGTGTCGGTGACATGAGCGGTGACGTGTTCGGCAACGGCATGCTGCTGAGCGAACACATCCGCCTGGTCGCCGCCTTCGACCACCGGCACATCTTCATCGACCCGAAGCCCGACGCGGCCACCTCCTACGCGGAGCGGCGGCGCCTGTTCGAGCTGCCGAGGTCCAGCTGGGCGGACTATGACAGCCAGTTGATCTCGGCCGGGGGCGGCGTCTTCCCCCGTTCCGCCAAGGCCATCGCGGTCAACGCGCACATCCGTGAGGCGCTCGGCATCGAGGCCGCGGTCGGCAAGATGACACCGGCCGACCTGATGAAGGCGATCCTCCAGGCGCCGGTCGACCTGCTGTGGAACGGCGGCATCGGCACGTACGTCAAGGCGAGTACGGAGTCGCACGCCGACGTCGGTGACAAGGCCAACGACGCCATCCGCGTCGACGGCGCCGACCTGCGCGTCAGGGTCGTCGGCGAGGGCGGAAACCTCGGGCTCACCCAGCTCGGGCGGATCGAGTTCGCCCAGGTCGGCGGGAAGATCAACACCGACGCCATCGACAACAGCGCGGGCGTGGACACCTCCGACCACGAGGTGAACATCAAGATCCTGCTCAACTCCCTTGTCGTGGAAGGCGACATGACGGTCAAGCAGCGCAACAAGCTGCTCGCCCAGATGACCGACGAGGTCGGCAAGCTCGTCCTGCGCAACAACTACGCGCAGAACACGGCCATCGCCAACGCCCTCGCCCAGTCCAAGGACATGCTCCACGCCCAGCAGCGCTTCATGCGCCACCTGGTCCGGGAAGGGCATCTGGACCGGGCGCTGGAGTTCCTCCCGACCGACCGGCAGATCCGCGAACGCCTGGGCGGCGGCCAGGGGCTGACCGGTCCGGAGACGGCCGTGCTCCTCGCGTACACGAAGATCACGGTCGCCGACGAGCTGTTGAAGACCTCGCTGCCCGAAGACCCGTATCTGCGCCGTCTGTTGGACGCCTACTTCCCGAGCGCGCTGCGCAAGAAGTTCCCCGAGCAGATCGACGGGCACGCGCTGCGCCGCGAGATCATCACGACGGTTCTCGTCAACGACACGGTCAACACGGGCGGTACGAGCTTCCTGCACCGGCTGCGCGAGGAGACCGGCGCCTCGCTGGAGGAGGTGGTGCGGGCGCAGACCGCGGCTCGCGCGATCTTCAACTCCGGTGCGGTGTGGGACGGGGTCGAGGCGCTCGACAACACGGTCGAGGCCGCCGTCCAGACCCGGATCCGCCTTCACTCGCGGCGACTTGTCGAGCGTGGCACGCGCTGGCTGCTCAACAACCGGCCGCAGCCGGTGCAGTTGACGGAGACCGTCGAGTTCTTCGGCGAGCGGGTCGGTCAGGTCTGGTCCCAGCTGGGCCGGTTGCTGAGCGGTGCGGATCTGGAGTGGTACCAGAAGATCTACGACGAGCTGACGGGCGCAGGCGTCCCGGACGAACTCGCCACCCGGGTCGCGGGCTTCTCGTCCGCCTTCCCGACGCTGGACATCGTCTCGGTCGCCGACCGGATGGGCCGCGACCCGATGGACGTGGCCGAGGTCTACTACGACCTCGCCGACCGCCTCCACATCACCCAGCTGATGGACCGCATCATCGAGCTGCCGCGCGCCGACCGCTGGCAGTCCATGGCCCGCGCCTCCATCCGCGAGGACCTGTACGCGGCCCACGCGTCCCTCACGGCGGACGTCCTCGCGGCCGGCAACGGCTCGTCGACGCCCGAGCAGCGCTTCAAGGCGTGGGAGGAGAAGAACACCGCACTCCTGGGCCGGGCGCGCACGACCCTGGAGGAGATCCAGAGCTCGGACGCCTTCGACCTGGCGAACCTGTCGGTCGCGATGCGGACGATGCGGACGCTGCTGCGGTCCCATTCGTAG
- a CDS encoding GtrA family protein produces the protein MSVNVSEDRLSVPVRPVRRVILEAAKFGAVGGSGVLVNFLVFNLLLHGLGWRAMTATVLASLIAMGTNYLGFRYFTYRDRASRTRQQIALFFVFSAIGIAMESGLFYIGYHGLGLHGPVESNEVKGVSIVLASAFRFLVYRTWVFRH, from the coding sequence GTGAGTGTGAATGTCTCCGAGGACCGGCTGTCCGTTCCTGTCCGACCGGTGCGGCGCGTAATCCTCGAAGCGGCGAAATTCGGAGCCGTCGGCGGCAGCGGCGTCCTGGTGAACTTCCTGGTCTTCAACCTGCTGTTGCACGGGCTGGGTTGGCGGGCGATGACGGCCACGGTCCTCGCCAGCCTCATCGCCATGGGCACGAACTATCTGGGTTTCCGCTATTTCACGTACCGGGACAGGGCCTCACGTACCAGGCAGCAGATCGCGCTGTTCTTCGTGTTCAGCGCGATCGGCATCGCGATGGAAAGCGGGCTGTTCTACATCGGTTATCACGGTCTGGGATTGCATGGGCCCGTCGAGTCGAACGAGGTGAAAGGCGTCTCGATCGTGCTCGCCTCGGCGTTCCGCTTCCTCGTCTACCGGACCTGGGTGTTCCGGCATTAG
- a CDS encoding ABC transporter ATP-binding protein, with translation MAENPNNIQDETPDELIPTVVANGVDIVYRVNGTGAGRGTATAALNRMMRRKQSEKAAGVRKVHAVKNVSFVAYRGEAIGLIGTNGSGKSTLLKAVAGLLPVENGSIYTDGQPSLLGVNAALMGDLTGERNVYLGGLAMGMSREQIKERYQGIVDFSGINEKGDFITLPMRTYSSGMGARLRFSIAAAKDHDVLLIDEALATGDRSFQQRSEERIRELRQHAGTVFLVSHNNKSIRDTCDRVLWLERGELRMDGPTDDVLKEYEAFTNRPSKPARAA, from the coding sequence GTGGCTGAGAACCCGAACAACATCCAGGACGAGACGCCGGACGAGCTGATCCCCACCGTCGTCGCCAACGGCGTCGACATCGTCTACCGGGTCAACGGCACGGGCGCCGGACGAGGCACCGCGACCGCCGCCCTCAACCGCATGATGCGGCGCAAACAGAGCGAGAAGGCGGCCGGTGTGCGCAAGGTGCACGCCGTCAAGAACGTCTCCTTCGTCGCCTACCGCGGCGAGGCCATCGGCCTGATCGGCACCAACGGCTCCGGCAAGTCCACGCTGCTCAAGGCGGTCGCCGGACTGCTGCCGGTGGAGAACGGCAGCATCTACACGGACGGCCAGCCCTCCCTCCTCGGCGTCAACGCGGCCCTGATGGGCGACCTGACGGGCGAGCGGAACGTCTACCTCGGCGGTCTCGCGATGGGCATGTCCCGGGAGCAGATCAAGGAGCGCTACCAGGGCATCGTCGATTTCTCCGGGATCAACGAGAAGGGCGACTTCATCACCCTCCCGATGCGGACGTACTCCTCCGGCATGGGAGCCCGCCTGCGCTTCTCCATCGCCGCCGCCAAGGACCACGACGTACTGCTGATCGACGAGGCGCTGGCGACCGGCGACCGCTCGTTCCAGCAGCGCTCCGAGGAACGCATCCGGGAGCTGCGCCAGCACGCGGGCACGGTGTTCCTGGTCAGTCACAACAACAAGTCGATCCGCGACACCTGCGACCGTGTCCTGTGGCTGGAACGCGGCGAACTCCGCATGGACGGCCCGACGGACGACGTACTGAAGGAGTACGAGGCCTTCACCAACCGCCCGTCGAAGCCCGCCCGGGCCGCCTGA
- a CDS encoding ABC transporter permease, protein MSQALDTPPLSTPPPSQVTQAGDHLTALAVRYGLSVSGARPTLRTYVSQLWARRHFITAFATAKLTAQYSQAKLGQIWQVMTPLLNAAVYYFIFGVLLGTKHGVPDYIPFLVTGVFIWTFTQGAIMAGTRAIAGNLGLVRALHFPRAALPISFCIQQLQQLLFSMTALIVILLCFGIPVTASWLLVVPALALQFVFNAGVAMIMARMGASTPDIAQLMPFILRTWMYVSGVMWSLDKLGKKDNLPHVVVVMLETNPAAIYIDLMRFALIDSYHSSQLPAHVWPIATGWALLAGVGGFIYFWKAEETYGRG, encoded by the coding sequence GTGAGCCAGGCCCTCGACACACCGCCCCTGTCCACGCCACCCCCCTCGCAGGTCACGCAGGCAGGCGACCACCTCACGGCGCTCGCCGTCCGGTACGGCCTCTCGGTCAGCGGCGCCCGCCCCACCCTGCGCACGTACGTCAGCCAGCTGTGGGCGCGGCGCCACTTCATCACCGCGTTCGCCACCGCCAAGCTCACCGCCCAGTACAGCCAGGCGAAGCTCGGCCAGATCTGGCAGGTGATGACCCCGCTGCTCAACGCGGCGGTCTACTACTTCATCTTCGGCGTCCTGCTGGGCACCAAGCACGGGGTGCCGGACTACATCCCGTTCCTGGTCACAGGCGTGTTCATCTGGACGTTCACGCAGGGCGCGATCATGGCGGGCACCCGCGCGATCGCCGGCAACCTCGGCCTCGTCCGGGCCCTGCACTTCCCGCGTGCGGCCCTGCCGATCTCCTTCTGCATCCAGCAGCTCCAGCAGCTGCTGTTCTCGATGACCGCGCTGATCGTCATCCTGCTCTGCTTCGGCATCCCCGTCACCGCCTCCTGGCTGCTGGTCGTCCCCGCTCTTGCACTCCAGTTCGTGTTCAACGCGGGCGTGGCGATGATCATGGCGCGGATGGGCGCGTCGACTCCGGACATCGCCCAGCTGATGCCGTTCATCCTGCGCACCTGGATGTACGTGTCAGGCGTGATGTGGAGCCTCGACAAGCTGGGCAAGAAGGACAACCTGCCGCACGTGGTGGTGGTGATGCTGGAGACCAACCCGGCGGCGATCTACATCGACCTGATGCGCTTCGCCCTGATCGACAGCTACCACTCCAGCCAGCTGCCTGCGCACGTCTGGCCGATCGCGACCGGCTGGGCGCTGCTCGCGGGCGTCGGCGGTTTCATCTACTTCTGGAAGGCTGAGGAGACGTACGGCCGTGGCTGA
- a CDS encoding TetR/AcrR family transcriptional regulator yields the protein MLVRMTTNTDEPGTAPARTRRRAPAGAAVLREDVTEAIRAAVFEELAAVGYARMSIEGIARRAGVGKTAVYRRWRSKLHLVLDLVSAIAVQGLPAPDTGTLEGDLRLLYELTSRALRHPVASQVIPDLQAEAARNPEIADAMQKALREGQDGVASGIVAAAEERGEVRRGIDADLALDLISGPLYWRSVVIRSPKLPKGYLAALARATTAALKAL from the coding sequence ATGCTGGTCCGTATGACGACGAACACCGACGAGCCCGGGACCGCACCGGCACGGACCCGCCGCCGGGCCCCCGCCGGAGCCGCCGTACTGCGGGAGGACGTGACGGAGGCCATCCGGGCAGCCGTGTTCGAGGAGCTGGCGGCCGTCGGATATGCCCGGATGTCCATCGAGGGCATCGCGCGCCGGGCGGGCGTCGGCAAGACGGCGGTGTACCGGCGCTGGCGTTCGAAACTGCACCTGGTGCTCGACCTGGTCTCGGCGATCGCGGTGCAGGGGCTGCCGGCGCCGGACACCGGCACGCTGGAGGGCGACCTGCGGCTGCTGTACGAGCTGACGTCACGCGCGCTGCGCCACCCGGTGGCCTCGCAGGTCATCCCCGACCTCCAGGCGGAGGCCGCCCGCAATCCCGAGATCGCCGACGCCATGCAGAAGGCGCTGCGGGAGGGACAGGACGGGGTCGCGAGCGGGATCGTCGCGGCGGCGGAGGAACGGGGTGAGGTCCGCCGGGGCATCGACGCCGACCTGGCCCTCGACCTGATCTCGGGGCCGCTCTACTGGCGATCGGTCGTGATCCGCAGTCCGAAGCTGCCGAAGGGGTATCTGGCGGCGCTGGCCCGGGCGACCACAGCGGCGCTCAAGGCGCTGTAG
- a CDS encoding IS110 family transposase encodes MPEIWAGVDIGKEHHHCVVINTDGERLLSRRVLNDESELLQLIGDVLAISTDVLWAVDLNHGGAALLIGLLLSHDQPMAYLTGLAVHRASATYKGEGKTDAKDAFVIADQARVRRDLGLLRPGDEIAVDLRTLTNRRLDVVFDRTRQINRLRAQLLEIFPALERSLDLVNKGPVMLLTGYQTPAAIRRAGAKRIETWLKNRKVRSAAVLARTAVEAAQAQQTALPGEKLAAAMVARLAKGVMALDEEIAELDALIEARFREHPHAEVIRSLPGMGPKLGAEFIAATGGDMDAFGSADRLAGFAGLAPRPRDSGRVSGNLRRPRRYHRGLLRSMYLSAMVSTTTCPASKAYYQRKRSEGKGHKQALLALARRRLNVLWAMIRDGQCYQGSPPVTGAA; translated from the coding sequence GTGCCCGAGATCTGGGCCGGAGTGGACATCGGCAAGGAACATCACCACTGCGTGGTGATCAATACGGACGGTGAACGGCTGCTGTCGCGCCGGGTACTCAACGACGAGAGCGAGCTGCTCCAGCTGATCGGTGACGTCCTGGCGATATCCACCGACGTGCTGTGGGCCGTCGACCTCAACCACGGTGGCGCCGCCCTGCTGATCGGCCTGCTCCTCAGCCACGACCAGCCCATGGCCTATCTGACCGGCCTGGCGGTCCACCGCGCCTCGGCCACCTACAAGGGCGAGGGCAAGACCGACGCGAAGGATGCCTTCGTCATCGCCGACCAGGCCCGGGTCCGCCGGGACCTCGGCCTGCTGCGGCCCGGCGACGAGATCGCCGTCGACCTGCGCACGCTGACCAACCGGCGCCTGGACGTGGTCTTCGACCGCACCCGGCAGATCAACCGTCTGCGGGCCCAACTCCTTGAGATATTCCCCGCGTTGGAGCGATCCCTGGACCTGGTCAACAAGGGGCCGGTCATGCTGCTGACCGGCTACCAGACCCCGGCCGCGATCCGTCGCGCCGGTGCCAAGCGCATTGAGACCTGGCTGAAGAACCGCAAGGTCCGCAGCGCCGCCGTCCTCGCGAGGACGGCCGTGGAGGCCGCCCAGGCCCAGCAGACCGCGCTGCCCGGTGAGAAGCTGGCTGCCGCCATGGTGGCCCGCCTCGCGAAGGGGGTGATGGCCCTCGATGAGGAGATCGCCGAGCTCGACGCCCTGATCGAGGCCCGGTTTCGCGAGCATCCGCACGCCGAGGTGATCCGCAGCCTGCCCGGCATGGGCCCGAAGCTCGGTGCCGAGTTCATCGCCGCGACCGGTGGCGACATGGATGCCTTCGGCAGCGCCGACCGCCTGGCCGGCTTCGCCGGCCTCGCTCCCAGACCCCGTGACTCCGGCCGCGTCAGCGGCAACCTCCGCAGGCCCAGGCGATACCACCGCGGCCTGCTGCGGTCGATGTATCTCTCGGCGATGGTCAGCACCACGACGTGCCCCGCGTCCAAGGCGTACTACCAGCGCAAGCGGAGCGAGGGGAAGGGCCACAAGCAGGCCCTGCTCGCGCTCGCCCGCCGCAGGCTCAACGTCCTGTGGGCCATGATCCGTGACGGACAGTGCTATCAAGGTTCACCTCCCGTCACGGGAGCGGCTTGA
- a CDS encoding sensor histidine kinase: MWKTLRQAARATVQLVAVAILAFGSYIFITVLLITATVSLAVVGIGMLPETVLLIRRIAGTKRRMATEWSGVEIPEAYLPIEGRLKEKLRIVVRDPGTRTDLRWMLAHYVYGALPLLMIPLWPVGLVVDGVWSGLLRREAVVLPLIGRLADLDASWSAALLKPSPKARLVERVEQLKATRADAVAAHGAELRRIERDLHDGAQARLVSLSMRIGLAKRAYDRDPEAARKLLEDAQDQAEEALTELRNVVRGIHPPILTDRGLVGAVRALASSSGLEVGVVDDGVEDGVRAPAAVEAAAYFVVAEALTNAAKYSGSPTAWVELARVPRGLKVRVGDHGQGGADEKGGTGLLGMRRRVAALDGSVDVSSPVGGPTVIEVELPCVW; encoded by the coding sequence ATGTGGAAGACACTGCGGCAAGCAGCGCGGGCCACGGTCCAGCTGGTCGCGGTCGCGATCCTGGCCTTCGGCTCGTACATATTCATCACCGTCCTGCTGATCACGGCCACCGTCTCGCTTGCGGTCGTCGGCATCGGGATGCTCCCCGAGACGGTCCTGCTCATCCGCCGGATCGCGGGCACCAAGCGCCGGATGGCGACCGAGTGGTCGGGCGTGGAGATCCCGGAGGCGTATCTGCCCATCGAGGGCAGGCTGAAGGAGAAGCTGCGCATCGTGGTCCGCGACCCCGGCACGCGCACCGACCTGCGCTGGATGCTCGCCCACTACGTGTACGGCGCCCTGCCGCTGCTGATGATCCCGCTCTGGCCGGTGGGTCTGGTCGTCGACGGTGTGTGGTCCGGACTGCTGCGCCGCGAGGCGGTCGTCCTCCCCCTGATCGGCAGGCTCGCCGACCTCGACGCCTCCTGGTCGGCCGCCCTGCTCAAGCCCTCCCCGAAGGCGCGGCTAGTCGAGCGGGTCGAGCAGCTGAAGGCGACCCGGGCCGACGCGGTCGCCGCGCACGGCGCCGAACTCCGGCGCATCGAACGGGACCTGCACGACGGCGCCCAGGCCCGCCTGGTCTCCCTGTCCATGCGGATCGGCCTCGCGAAACGGGCCTACGACCGTGACCCGGAGGCCGCCCGCAAGCTGCTGGAGGACGCCCAGGACCAGGCCGAGGAGGCGCTGACCGAGCTGCGCAACGTGGTGCGCGGCATCCATCCGCCGATCCTCACGGACCGGGGTCTGGTGGGCGCCGTACGGGCGTTGGCGTCGAGCAGCGGTCTGGAGGTCGGCGTGGTCGACGACGGTGTCGAGGACGGCGTAAGGGCGCCCGCGGCGGTGGAGGCCGCCGCGTACTTCGTGGTCGCCGAGGCGCTGACGAACGCGGCGAAGTACAGCGGTTCGCCGACCGCGTGGGTCGAACTCGCGCGCGTACCAAGGGGGTTGAAGGTCCGGGTGGGTGACCACGGCCAGGGCGGCGCCGACGAGAAGGGTGGCACCGGACTGCTCGGGATGCGCCGCCGGGTGGCCGCGCTGGACGGAAGCGTGGACGTGTCGAGCCCGGTAGGGGGGCCGACCGTGATCGAGGTGGAACTGCCCTGCGTATGGTGA
- a CDS encoding response regulator transcription factor, with protein MRVVIAEDNALLRQGLVLLLTSAGHEVLAEVGSGPEVLPALLEHRPDAAVLDVRMPPGFRDEGLRAALEAREQIPGLPVLVLSQYVEESYAAELLGGGASGVGYLLKDRIGRVDEFLDALERVAAGGTALDPEVVAELLVRRRDSPLDSLTPREREVLKLMAEGHDNTMIAKTLVVTDRSVSKHIGNVFLKLGLPPSDSGHRRVLAVLAYLNNK; from the coding sequence ATGCGCGTAGTGATCGCCGAGGACAACGCCCTCCTGAGACAAGGGCTCGTCCTGCTGCTGACGTCGGCCGGCCACGAGGTCCTGGCCGAAGTGGGCAGCGGCCCCGAAGTGCTGCCGGCCCTTCTCGAACACCGCCCGGACGCCGCCGTACTGGACGTCCGGATGCCCCCCGGCTTCCGGGACGAGGGGCTGCGGGCGGCGCTGGAGGCGAGGGAGCAGATCCCCGGCCTTCCGGTGCTGGTCCTCTCCCAGTACGTGGAGGAGTCGTACGCGGCGGAGCTGTTGGGCGGCGGAGCGAGCGGCGTCGGCTATCTCCTGAAGGACCGCATCGGCAGGGTCGACGAGTTCCTGGACGCCCTGGAGCGCGTCGCCGCCGGTGGCACGGCTCTCGACCCCGAGGTGGTCGCCGAACTCCTCGTCCGCCGCCGCGACTCACCCCTCGACTCCCTCACCCCGCGCGAGCGCGAGGTCCTCAAGCTGATGGCGGAGGGCCACGACAACACGATGATCGCCAAGACCCTGGTGGTCACGGACCGCTCGGTCAGCAAACACATCGGCAACGTGTTCCTGAAGCTGGGCCTGCCCCCGAGCGACAGCGGACACCGACGGGTGCTGGCGGTACTGGCGTACCTGAACAACAAGTAG